The genomic stretch atagagaacgcaaacaagacagtaaataaagtaaagctagtaactaattttttgtgtttttgatataaagaaagcaaacaaagcactaaataaaataaagtaaagcaagacaaaaacaaagtaaagagattggatgtgggagactccccttgcagcgtgtcttgatcactcccagcaacggcgccgtgaaatttagcttgatgacgtgtAAAGCACACGCCAGTTTGgagccccaagtggaaggtgtgatgcgtacaacagcaagtttctctcagtatgaaaccaaggtttatcgaaccagtaggagtcaagggccacgtgaaggttgttggtgaaggagtatagtgcggcgcaacaccagtgattccggcgccaacgtggaacctgcacaacacaatcaaaatactttgccccaacgtaacagtgaggttgtcaatctcaccggcttgccgaaaacaaaggattaaacgtatggtgtgcagaatgatgtttgtttgcgaagaacaacaaagaacagagattgcagtagattgcacttcagatgtaaaagaatggaccggggtccacagttcactggtGGTGTctgtccaataagataaatagcatgctgggtgaacaaattacaggtgggaaatttaaaaataaagattcatacatatcatgatgatcactatgagatttaatcagggcattacgacaaagaacatagaccgccatccagcatgcatctatgcctaaatagtccaccttcaggttagcatccgcaccccttccagtattaagttgcaaataacagacaattgcattaagtatggtgcgtaatgtaatcaacacaaatatccttagacaaagcattgatgttttctccctagtagcaacagcacatccacaaccttagaactttctcacatcgtcccagattcaatggaggcatgaacccactatcgagcataaatactccctcttggagttacaagtatcaacttgtcctgagcctctattagcaacggagagcatgcaaaaacataaacaacacatatatgatagattgataatcaacttgacatagtattctatattcatcggatcccaccaaacacaacatgtagcattacaaatagacgattttgatcatgttaggcagctcacaagatctaaatatgatagcacaagaggagaagacaaccatctagctactgctatggacccatagtccaaggatgaactactcacgcatcaatccggaggcgggcatggtgatgtagagccctccggtgatgattcccctctccggcaggatgcttgaggaaatctcctgaatcccccgagatgggattggcggcggcggcgtctctggaagtatttccgtatcgtggctctcggtaatagggttttcgcgacggagagtataagtaggcagaagggcagcgttggagggggcacaggggccccacaccataggccggcgcgggccccatgcaggccgcgcTGCTCTATGgtgtcggcccctcgtggccccacttcgtatgctcttcggtcttctggaagctccgtggaaaaataagactctgggcgttgatttcgtcaaattccgagaatatttcctttgtaggatttctgaaaccaaaaacagcgagaaaacaaagaatcggcgcttcggcatcttgttaataggttagtgtcggaaaatgcataataatgatgtaaagtatgtataaaacatgtgagtattgtcataaaagtagcatggaacataaaaaattatagatacgttagagacgtatcagaCTGCAACATCCTACTCCTCCGGTCTTCAGGGAGGCGTCAGAGGTTGGTTGCGAGCACGGGAAAGAGGGATGGAGCGGGAGCTTATGGCTATTTAAAAGAGGGAGGGGGATTTTATTTGTGGATTTTTTGGCGGAATTTTGAGCTCTGTCTTTTtctgtttgattttttttctttttcaaaatgggaGCATAGCTTTTCTTTATTTGATTATTCACAAAGACTTACAAGGGAGATACAAAgataaactcgaagccacctttctagcgacaactcgctatacctacaagAGTGATGAAGGGGGTGACCATGAACAGGGGCAATACCCTGACAACacaccaacgcacatcatctaaaatcgaatgccttcccaagccgcccaTTGGCAGGTGAGAGGTACAACCACTCAAGCAGATCCTCAACGCACGCCATTGCACACGCTGCGGTAATCGCTACCGCCTTCTTCCTCGAACCCATCTTCAAGATGGTTCATCGCATTGACCTTGCCAatcctgccatcgatgccgccatggCACCAGATGACACCACCATCCTACGCGTGTCTATCACACTGCGTCCGtctccgagacaccactgcaccataccgccgagactcgacgacgccgacgtagcaaaagcacaccgctcctcCTCGGCACCACCACCATGCATTGTcttctccaaaaacgatgccccaacagGTAGAATGGCGCTGCACGTCGCCGGCGtctgatccgggagacccgggtctatgGTTTCCCCCGAAGCAGCACAGGCGAAAAGGACGCatactgcagagacaatgccttcaacaaggtaacgacgaacaTGCGTTgtcatcatccgccatgaccgaagtcggGGCTGGCTTTCATCGGCAGCCacgcctcgccatcgggagctatATGACGGATCATCAGATCCGCCGAAGCTAGCCACaaaactagccgatctcctccggcaaAAGAGAAGACCACCGCCATGCATAGAGTAGATACTCCAGGCGCCCTCGTGAAGCGGAAGGAACACAAACGAGGATCGCACGTGCCCGCAGGAGCCCGCACACCCCTTATGCCGGAGCCCCATGGGGCCCGATCGGACTCAATGGTGCCGCCTCTGCATCTTGCGGCCGTCGTCCCCTCACTACACCGACGCCATGAGAAGAGGCGACGAGAGCCGTCGTCCCCATCAACTCGGCACGAGGAGGGAagtccgccaccgccaccacaccgcccgggctttgccccgGTGATGCTCCCGACGGTGGGGGCGGAAGGGAGAGCGCATGAGGGGGCAAAGGGAGGGGAGGGGATGGGAGGGGTTGGCGCCGTCGCGCGGGGGCGGTTTAGGGTTGTttgatttttattattttaagTTTTTTTTCGTCTTCTCTGTCGCCGGCAATGCCGGTGGTGGGCGGAGGGCCATCGGCTCGCCGGTCTTGTACGTCCACCGCACCAGACCGGACTAGGTCGAGCCGCACCTCACCAGAGTTCCACACCTAGCCTAGCCGCATTCCGGCGGGCGAAGTCCGcctctccgacgccctcctcccgGCCAAGACGCTGCGCTCGCCACCCCACTCTCACGCACACGCCCACGCCCACGCCCATCTCCCCGCTGCTTCGGCTTCTCCTCTTGTTCAGCCGCGGCGTGCTCCAGCCGCCGACGCCGCCCACGGTCTCCTCAGGCCCGTGCAGGCGAGCTCACGGTAGGGCTACCCGAGCCCCCAGATAAGGTCCCCATCTCGGAGCTGTCCTCGTGAACTCCATCTCTGTGGCGCCTGCGACGTGTTCGGCGGAACGTTCAAGCCGTCTGCACCGCCATCTTTGTCCAACTGCATAGCTCCTACTGCTCCGACACAGACGGATGTGTCGGACACTTAGCTGCTGCAGCTGTTCTCCCTCCAAGTAATCGGTGCATTGATGCTTGTCAACCGTTCATGGGCGCCCTCCGCATGTCTGATCAAGTGCCTACTGTCCAGGCTGTTCAGTATCTCTTGAGTTTTGGAAGCCATACAATTGACACGCCCATGTCATCAAGCTGGCACAAGAAGCACACCCTGGCCACCTCCTTATCTGGGGTGATAAAAGCAAGCCACGACCAATGCCATGCCCATCGTTCGCCTACCTGCCTGGGGACGTGCACCTCGCCCAACCAAGCCCACCATTTCATGGTAGTACATCCGGAGAATTTTCTGAATCCCAATTCCGGCACTGCTGCTATGGAAGGTCAGGTACTTCATATGGGCAGCCATTTTATGCAAGCTTTGATGCTTATTGTTGGCCTCCGTGATTTGTCACTCGAGGTTCATATGCATGTCTGTGACATGTTCAATTCATGACTGTAGCTGTTTAGTTCCTACTGCTGCAAGAAGACTAGCACTGTCGTGCCCTTGTCCTCAACTAGGCAATTGCGGAGACCTATCCTTAGAGGTTAGTATGCTGACGgattttctttttcttggtttAAGTTTTATTCAATACCAGATTTTGCTATATTTTGCAATAGCGTGTGTTTCTTGTAAGAATGAAGCAAAATCAAGAGTCAACTTCTAACTTGTGTTTTGCAGGCAGAATTTGGTAAAGATGGGTCAGAACTGGAAGCAGCTTCTGAAGATTTTAGCAATGTAATGGGTACACTACCTCGATGTACATTGTATTAAGGAGCCCTCTGCATGTGGAGCAGAGATAACTGTTGTGTCTAAAACATGCGTGTGTGTGGTCTCGTATAGCTGAAGCACAATTGAAGAATAAGGTCTCGTGTGATGGTTAATTGAATTGTCCGTCACGCCGATGAAGAGTGATGCATGGGAGTAGCACACTGTCTGAACCACACGAGCAGCAGATATCCTCCTGTGATCCTAGGAAATCTAAACTCTTGATGCATATACCTGACAGAAGAAAACGCCACAAAGGCTTTTCTTCAAATATTGTACTAACAAAAGAATTCATTTTCAAGTTTGGGCATGCAATATTAAGCCAAATATTATGGTAACCTAAAATTACAAGAAAAATAAATTTAATTGAAATTATGGCCAAATTTTGAACCCTTAAAACAACAACCGTAACACACATTTCTTGTTGTATGTAGTACTATTTAGTGATGGACATACCATTTCTTTTGTTTCTTAAGCCAAATATTATGGTAACCTAAAATTACAAGAAAAATAAATTTAATTGAAATTATGGCCAAATTTTGAACCCTTAAAACAACGACCGTAACACACATTTCTTGTTGTATGTAGTTACTTGCTACTATTTAGTAATGGACATACCATTTCTTTTGTTTCTTAACATGTGAATGAAATCTGCATTTGAAATTCATGGCGTCTTCGGTATTCCATGACACCATATGGCACTCCGATAAACCAAATTTAATTTAATCATTATATTCCGGTTGCATTGGAGAACCATGACATTAACTACAAGTTATATCATGTGCTTCATCTTTTATGCAAGTGATGTTCCCAAACAAAATGAAGCAAATAATTATACATGTCTTGTAGTTTTTTTTGGTTGATGTCTTTTTCGTTAAGTTAAAAGTATTCCATGTGATGCCAAATGAAACCACTATACTGCTAATACAAACATATCGGATAGTGTAAACATATCCTGTTGAGCAATAATGAGATTAAAGTGGGATATTCTCAGATTTAAATTTACCATGTTTAGAAATATGTCAAATaatatggatttttttttgaatttacaTATCAAGCTACAATGGGAATGGTATAGTCAAGGTTTCAGCATTAGAGCGGAATAAATGTTATCAGAATCAAATATATAAAGTGACTACAAAGCATCTAAAATAAAGTAGATAAATCAGTATCAATAGACATAAGATCACAAGAGGACAGTCTAGACGCTTGTGGTAGGTGTGTAAAGAACGACTACGGTGAACATTGTGAAAATCGTTCTCGGAAGTTTAGATTTTTTTTATGTGAAGTGCCAAGTTGACTAGAAAATCAACATAACAAAAATGTAGAGGCAAAATTGGAATTTTAAGTAGTACTACTTTTAAGCAAACCAAAAATTGTTTAGGGATATGATTCAATCCAACCATATAATGAGTAGAATCGATTAGTCCCATCGCCCTGGCCACACACgtctcctctctttttttttgaaggaTGATCTATATAAATAAgagcagcaagccgcctcattaaaaaccttacagcccccttaggtaccctggtaaggaaaaaagTGCGTAAAAAACTTGCTGCCCTGAAAATTACACAATATGCTTACAATCATCCACGATCAACTCCCGCGCACAGGTAGGGTCTGCATCACACAGGACACCACTAAAACCTGATATACCTAAATGCGCCAACACATGCACCACCCCATTGCTAACTCTGTCTACTTTGACGATTTTTATATCATTGTAGACTTGCAGAAGCTCGCGCCCTTCTTGACAGAGAGCCCAGTAAGAGGATGGTTCAGTAGCTGGGTTATTCATTGCTTGGGCAACACGTAGGCAATCTGACTCCAGGGTTGCCGGCCAGCGATGAAGGCATAAAAGGTGTTTTAGCCCCTCCAAACTTGCTAGCATTTCCGCCTCCTCCGCACTTTCACAATACGGAATAAATCTCCATTCCGTGAATAACACAGAACCTAGGTGATCACGGATTACAATACCTAGCCCTGCATTTTTTGAAGTTGCATCCCAGCCTGCATCGACATTAGCTTTAAAAGCCCCCTCTCTAGGTGCCGCCCACCCTGATAACTCAGGGGAGCCCTCAGGTCCTGTGATCTCTCCAGAGGGGAGCTTAGAATGGATAGCCGAGAAGGAACGTTGGTAGTTCACGATAAATTGTGCCGTTGTCACGGATGCTTTCCCATCACCATGCACAATGTTATTTCGATGGTGCCATGCTCTCCAGAGAAGAAAAATAATCTTGCAGCGCTCATCGCTTCGTGTGCTTCCCAGAATATGGAGCAGCCACTCTTTCCCTGTCGTATAGAAAACGTCTTCAGGCGGGAGCTCCCAAATTTCACGGACCTCCTCCCGAAGGGCTCTTGCCAATGTACACCGTACGAGAGCGTGATGATCATCCTCTACCTCCATTCCATAAATGGTGCAGGTTGGATCCACAGTTGAGATACGTCGGTGTAGGCCGGAGCGAACCGCCAGCGTGCCCGTTGCGGCACTCCAAGCAAAGACTCGGAGCTTTTGAGGAACATTTGCTTTCCAAATTAGATTCCATACGCCTCGATTACCTAAAGGTTCAGAGCTCGACTGGCCGTTATTGCTTGCAAGAAGAAGCGGCTGCATCCCTAGTCGATAAGCTGATCGGACTGTAAAAATTCCGCTGCTTTCCCCAGACCAAGCGATAAAATCCTCCGTTGATCGAGCAGTAAGTTTGATATTCAGTATTGCAGCGACATCACGTGGGTAGCAGCACTCACGCACTGCCTCCTCATTCCATGTCCTAGACGTGGCATCAATGAGTTCAGAGACCCACCGTTTCCTCGAGTTGCCACGTCTCCCTTCAACTTTCAAAGCACCCTGCCGAGGAATCCAATTGTCACGAAAGATTCTCACTTTCGACCCATCACCAATTCTCCATACAATTCCTCTTTTCAATAGTTCAAGTCCATAGACAATGTCCTGCCAGGTTTGCGACTGATTTTGGATGAAGGCTGTATCTAGCAAATCCCCAGCCGGGTAGTATCGTGCCTTCAAGAGCTTAGCACAGAGGCTATCCGGAAAAGCTAATAGTCTCCATGCTTGTCTAGCAAGTAGTGCCTGATTGAACACTCGAAGGTCTCTGAATCCAATTCCTCCTTGAGATTTTGGGCGTGTCATTTTATCCCATGCCATCCAATGCATCCGCCTCCTATCTTCTTCATCTCCCCACCAGAAATTACGAATAATATGTTGTAGCTCATCTAGCAGCCCCATTGGGAATTTGAAGACACCCATAGCGTATGTGGCAATAGACTGGAGGACGGATTTAATAAGTATCTCCTTAGCACCAGAGGACATGTACTTCTCagacgggagtgatgttttggaacatgggagcatatgctccctatattttgaaatgcatgttacacatattttaaacttcaaaaaaattgaaacaaaaaattcgcacgtacatcttcacgtgctacacgctcacaaagttgtttcataaaaaatgaaattatcatgtgacgtgtgtaaaaaagacaaaatttagtgctgaaaacaatgcttttcacaggataagttttctcttttttatataggccacacaaaatattattttttcgtgaaacttgacgcatacacatatattatggagatgtacatgtagaattttttgtcaaaatttttccacacttcgaaatatgttttgttggtagagggagcatacgcacccgggagccgaattgaatttccgcttctCAGACCATGTACAGACAATTTTTGAAATCAGGTCAAGCGTCTTAATACACGTTTAATGTAGCATGTTCTCTCTCTCTAGCGGGGCTCCTGCAAACCAGATTCATCGCCGAGGCTGGGGCAGTAATGTCTGTGCTCCCAATTGAACTTCACTGATTTGATGATTTTTTTACAAGAGTCAACCTCGTTTGTGTTTTCCGTAACACACATTGCTGTAAACGTTCTTGATGTTTCGACATGATTTTTCGTCGTTGTAAGTTGTAACTATCTATATCTATTGGTGTATCGGGGAAAAATATCTCCGAGTATTATTGATATTTTTTTACAAGAGTCAACCTCGTTTGTGTTTTCCGTAACACACATTGCTGTAAACGTTCTTGATGTTTCGACATGATTTTTCGTCGTTGTAAGTTGTAACTATCTATATCTATTGGTGTATCGGGGAAAAATATCTCGGGCGACCACAGTAAGCACTTTAAAGATGGATATATAACTGTCTCGAAAATACCAAATGGAGCAAAAATCAACGTAACCTAAATTTAGAGGAAATAATTGCAATAATCTAATTAAACTCTAAATTAACCACGAATTGCGCGTTATTTATTATATAGCTTTCTTGGTAAAGGAAGATGAGGAGCAATATACTGCGCTACACCTACATGAGCTTTAATTTCTCACACACGACGAACTAAGAACCGAACTAGACGTGCTCGATGCGTGCAGGCATGCATGCACGCATCACTTGATGAGGTTGGTGATGGCTATGGCGATGATGGCCGTCTGCAGGCAGTCGGCGCTGTACTTGGGCAGCGGCGACGCGAGGCCGACCTTGGCGAGCCCGGCATCGCAGCGCTGCACGAGCGCCGCCACGCGCGCCACCTGCTCCTTGGCAGGCGCGCACCGACGTGACCTGAGTTCGTCGGAGGTCTTCGCGAAGGCCAGCCCCACCTGGTCGTACGCCTTCACGCACACGTCCATGGCCGCCTCGGCCTTCTTGTCGGCGGGCGGCGGGAAGAGCTTCCCGTGGGTGAGGTCGAAGATGGCGTCGTCGCCGAGGCTGATGCCGACGAGCGCCGCCGTTTTGGCCAGGCCCCAATCGTCCGCGTCCGCCGCGCCGTTGAATGCCAAGAACTGGCGCGTGCAGAACGCCACGTCCACGCGCCGGTCGCCGGCCGCCGCGACCCGGCAAGTGCTCTCGATCGTCGCGTCCGCGCCGCCCCACGCCGACACGAAGACGAGAGCCGCAGCCGCCGCGGCAAAGGCCATGGGAGAGGAGCTGGGCGCCTTGATCATCTTCTACTTGTCTGAAGATTTTACTCCGGAATCCTTGTCACTATGAGAAGTGGAAGTGATCGGAGTGCATGAGGTTTTTATATAGGGGCAGAAATTTTCAAGAGGAATATTGAGAGGAGAGGTGTCTGAGTACTGTTTGCATGGAACATGGAGAGGCCACACAAGTGTCCGGTTTGCAGCCACTAGCAGCTGACTGAGATTTGGGGTCAGTATTAGCCGCGCAACAATTCCACTCCACTAGAATAACACAAGCAATTCATTTATTTTTATAATGATTTGGAAACAAGTttctccctccgtctataaatagatgtctcaactttgtcaaatttgaatgtatctaggccTATTttcgtatctagatacatttaaatttgtcCTAAGTTGAGACATCATTTTATAGACGGAGGTTAGTACTATTAAAATGACGAAACTGCTAGCACAGAGGTCCCGGAGGCTGCCATGATCAGCTGAGGACTTTGAGAATATAACTTTCTCTCATTGACATGGGTCTCATTCCCACACATGATCACATGATGGCTCCACATGCCACTGATTCAAAGTCAACTAATTCCGGGCTTACCAAAGTCAGCCAATATGCGCCAACGAGAGGGGTG from Lolium rigidum isolate FL_2022 chromosome 4, APGP_CSIRO_Lrig_0.1, whole genome shotgun sequence encodes the following:
- the LOC124707888 gene encoding pectinesterase inhibitor 8-like; protein product: MIKAPSSSPMAFAAAAAALVFVSAWGGADATIESTCRVAAAGDRRVDVAFCTRQFLAFNGAADADDWGLAKTAALVGISLGDDAIFDLTHGKLFPPPADKKAEAAMDVCVKAYDQVGLAFAKTSDELRSRRCAPAKEQVARVAALVQRCDAGLAKVGLASPLPKYSADCLQTAIIAIAITNLIK